Genomic segment of Delphinus delphis chromosome 12, mDelDel1.2, whole genome shotgun sequence:
CACAGGGAAGCCAGGGAAATCACAATTGCACATCCTAGCCCTGAGAATGTACAGAACCAGAACTCTGCAAGGTGGGATGCCCGTGTCTCCTCCGACCTCTGAAACCAGCGCGCCCGGGGTTATAAGTACTACCACTTACTCGGCTGTCTTGTGGCAGTTACACGCACATGCCTGCCATTCAGAGTTTTGGAGTGTGCGTtgacatctgtgtgtgtgtatgaagatAAACGGGTGCTTGTGTCGATGCAGGGCGTGATACAAGGACCCTGCTGGTATGCTGTTGGGAACCTCCGGTAAAGCCTGTAGGATGGGTTATGGCCCTTGGACTCACTCACTTGTGGACCTGTTCAGGGTGTAATCTATTTTCAGTCTACGATTGTCTGTTTAATGCAGGAGCAGAAGCTTTCACTGAAACAGAACATTGAATCAAATCCACATCTACTAAACAAATTAACAATTTTGTGGAGGGTTTTTTTCGTCCCTCCTAAAATACAGCTCTTTCTCTGGTAGTTCAAAAAAAAttgctgtagggcttccctggtggcgcagtggttgagagtccacctgccgatgcgggggacacgggttcgtgccccggtttgggaagatcccacatgctgcggagcggctgggcctgtgagccatggccgctgggcctgcgcatctggcgcctgtgctccgcaacgggagaggcccgcgtaccagaaaaaaaaaaaaaaatttgcattttaggaGGGGAAGAATCAGAAGATGACTATAAAGCTTAGGGAGCCTagaggaaaaatggaaagggGAGCTATTGTAGTTATCCTATTGGGGTAAACATAGGAAAATTTAACTCAGAAACTAAGAGAATATTCCAGTGCACCAAATATATAGACGCAGCCCTCTGAACTCAGCACCAGGGCGTGCACTGAACAGGTCAGAGAGACCCCAGTCCCAATGCCTCAGTGGGAAAAGGACCCCCTGGAGTTGTCCACAGAATCACCCTGTTACTGCCACTGATTAGGGCTGAAAAGTGAGATGACCTTGATTTGTCTTTCCCTACACCAGACACACAATCAATTCCACCATTGTTTTTCAGATCAAGGCATTTAGCATTTTTCACCTTTGTTTGCCAAGCTTTTACTGGAACCGTTTGATGGTCCATTTGATTTAACCATAAAGATGGATTCGGCAGAGATTGTGGTCGTTTTAATAACTCATCACACAGGTGAAGGTCCTGAGCTCCACACCCACCTGCAAACTGTCGCCTGCCTTGGACCGACCATGGACTCCCTGGAGACGGGCTGGGCTGCAGCTTAGTTAATCTGGCTACACCGCCTGTGCCCCAGACTAGGGGAACCCTGGTTAAAAGGTCTGATTGTTTTCTTGTTTCGtaagagtcagactgcctggattcaaatcctggctctatcacTTTGTAGCTTTGTGACCTCTGGCAACTTATTGAATCTTAGTGACCCACATATGCCATGGGGATAATAACTGGGTTATTATAGGAAGCACATTCGGTGATATATGCAAACACTTAGTACAATGCCTGCTCGTAGGAAAACACCTAATAAATTTTAGTTGCTGTGATAATGAAGCACTTGCCCTATTTTTCAAAAGCCATTTTAGCCAGATCGAATCTGTACCAAAAAGGCTATTGCTCATGAAATTTATACTTTCCTGTTTCTAATAATGTCAACTTGTAAAGATttatataagttcatttatatctgtTAGCTTAACTTGGAGATGTTGGAGATTTGGTCTTTCTTCATAAATGTTTATGTGAGGATGAAAGCCCCATGACTCGCATTAATACATATCACCATGGACGTGTATTGTATTGACTCAGTGTCTATTATATGCATGTGTGAAACTGAACCACGTAAAAGCAGAAATTAGGCGTTCCTGCCAAAAGGAAGTGAATTGAAAGGAGGAGAAGCAGAGCCTTTGCGAGGAGAAAATTGTCCTATCTCTCAGCCAGTGTCAGAATGTGGAAATGTTTACAAAAtgctcattaaaagaaaaaaggattgcAAGATAGAAACAAAATCTGGTGCACAAGTTTACACTAGGGAGATAAGAAAGGCTAGGCCCCTATGGGGGATTTTGTTATCCAATTACTGCAACCTGATTTTGGGGGGTGAGAGGAAGAGTggtagggggagggagagaggggaagttTCCAAACTTGTCTCCAGTGACACGAGACATTTACGCTCCGCAAGATAAAACTGCCACTTAGAGCCCAGGAGCGCTAAACCTTCCTGGGTTGGCCTGGGGGCTGGAGCAGAGTCATGGGTTCCCTGGCCCTGCAGCTGTGTGCTCTCTCCTGCCTGGTGGCTCACTCGGTTTCTGGCAGCCCCATCATGAGCCTGGAGCAGTCGCCTCTGGAAGAAGATATGCCCCTGTTTGATGATGTCTTCTCAGAGCAAGATGGTGTCGACTTTAACACCCTGCTACAGAGCATGAAGAAAGAGTTTCTCAAGACATTGAACCTGTCGGACATCCCGATGCAGGATGCAGCCAAAGTCGACCCACCAGAGTACATGTTGGAACTCTACAACAAATTTGCAACAGACAGGACCTCCATGCCATCTGCCAACATCATTAGGAGTTTCAAGAATGAAGGTAAGTGGAGATTTTACTGATCAAATTTGGCTTCGAGTTTTTAGAAGCGGTGAGTAAATTTACAACGCATGGAGATGATAAAGGTGAAAACATCTATATAGGGGTGTGTGtacacagataccccaaaaccaGGCACATTTTGGTCTATACTGTTTTCATGGTCATTTTCCAAATACTATTGAAAGGTATTAAAGAATATCTTTTAATCCAATGCCGTAAAGTGTCTACCATTTTGACATTATAATTGGGTCTTTGCAAATTTTCAATTTGGACAGCaggtaataaaaaatattaatgttgGTCTACCGCTGTACCTTTGTCTGTCGTTTTCCAGATAGGGCTCAGTTCCGTTTAGCTTTTAATTGACTACAAAATTTGTCAACTTCTACATAGAATGAAAATGATGACAATAGGTAAAATACAGAAAGTTGTGATTTACGTTTCGCTCAAACTTTGGGTGAGTTTCCATTTTGTGACCTTATTTAAGAAATGTTCAAACAGGATGGAAACATATTTTAGAGATTCTTCCTaaagtgttgttttgtttgttgtgacGTGTATATCCTTGAAGCACTGTTTGTAGTTTCCAGGAAGTGCGCATGGTCCAATTAACGATCCAGCTTATTCTGTGTGTTTATGAAGAGCAATGTACAATCTTTAAATACCAGCGGGAAAAGTGTGTTTTCTGCCCCCAGATCTTTATTCAGTACTAAATCCAATAACTTAGCAAGTTAATCCTTTATTTAATATGGTGCAAGTaatcaagaaaatttttttctaatatctaTGGTAAAAGTTGTGGGTCCAAAGTAACGAATTCTTTCATATTTACCAATTATGCTTTGATAGTCATTAACCAGGTACAAAAGAGGGTTTGGATAGATGTTGGCCAAGTATTCTTGAAAGCAAAAAGGCGGTGACAAGATTTAGCTCAAGATTTGGATTTTTCAGACAGGGTTGACTTAGTAGATGTGGATAATTAGCTTAATTTCTCTGAATCCgaatttcctcaactgtaaattgGGGACAATATACCTACGTAACACAATTGAGCAATTTCAAAGCGGTTACAAGTAAGAAAGTACTACATTTGCTATGAAGTATTAAACAAATGTCAGTGTTTACTAATGAATTCCTTAAATTCTAGGCATTGGGGGAAATGTTGAATAGGTATTGCTCAGTCCTGGAGATACTATTTGCCTTTAAAATGTAGGTGACTgccaaaatttcaaatatttagtaacatattggaAATGTGACTTAGTAACATTTAGTAACACGATGGAAATGAAAAGCTGAAATTACAGATTCTTTCTGTGGTCAGTCTGAATTGAAAATAAACATCCTCCTTCCCTGGGAAGCCTTCCTAACGTTTCTGAGTGCGGATCCCTGGGTGGCTGGCTCAGGGTGTGGGTGGGAAAGTATTCGCATCCCTGGGGAAAATAGGAGTTTTTCAGTTCTCACTTCTGTGGAGGATTTCGATGGTCCGGGTGAGGAAATGAGCTTCTTATTACTGAATATCAGTGAGGGTAGGAGCAAACCTCTCAGTAGACAACCCAGCTGCCCACACCTCTGCCAGTCCACTGGTGAAAATGCACAGCCCAAGGTCATGAATCCTGCACTGGGCTCGCCCTGTCGGCTGTTATTGTCTTTCTTTGATTCTCTGCGTTTGCTCAGTGCAACTCCCTAGGAGACAAAGACcaagaacacaaaacaaaacctcctCCAAATCTAACTAACAGAGGAAAACAAGTGCTGCTTCAAGGTGGAAAAAGCATGACTTTATTTCCTACCACTGCTTTGACCTCTCCTTGTCATCTTGGGGAGGTCAATTCTCTGCATTGAGGCTTGATTTCTTCCAGAATCAAATGAACAGGATACCAATACCAACATTATAGGGTTATTGtaagaactaaataaaacaatttgCAAAGCACCTGGCACGTGAAATTTGCTCAGCAAACACTAGCTCCCTTGCCTGAAGTGTAACACCTCCATTATTACTATATTTGCACATGCACAGTGAACTTATTTTTAtatcagctttattgaagtatcatGGGCATAAACAATAAacttcacatatttaaagtgtataatttgataGGGTTTGACATATGTAAACATCCATtggaaccatcaccaccatcaagataGTGAACATATTCATACCACCAAAAATGTCCTTGTGCTCCTTGGTAAACCCTTCCTCCCGCTACAGTGAGCTTTTATTGTGCATTTTTCTAAAGGATGGAACAACCAGTCTCTTCCCCTACTTTTGGTCTTCTCATGCTTCCTGTCCAAGGGGAATGAAGTTTTCTCCATTCCTATAAGGGGCGGGGGACAACTACCGTATTACTTGATGTATTAAGGACACAGGTCATGCCCATAAATCAATTCAGTCTGATGCCCAGAAACATcaactcattaatatttttaaagtgctacCTCTGTTTAAAGCATCATGGTAGATTGGAGGCATAGAAGGGAGGTTAAGCTGTGGTACGTGCCATTAGGATGACAATCTAGTTGGGAAAAATCCATTCATATAGACAACTGAAAATCAAGGATGTAAATGGCAAGGTCAAAGGAGAGGTATAGAGGGTAAATACTCAAGTTACCCAGAGAGGAGTGGGCTCCCATATAGGGAGGTGAAGAAGGGAGGGCCCCATAGGGAGGGGTCACAGCTAGATAGATGGAGACGAGGGGGTAGAGCTTTCCAAGGGTCAGAAGAACATATCCAAAGGTGCAGTATACAGTAAAGCAAAGGACTGTTTTGGCAAGTAGTGAAGTTATCagcctactttattttttattttatttttttttgcggtacgcgggcctctcactgttgtggcctctcccgttgcggagcacaggctccggacgcgcaggctcaggggccatggctcacgggcccagccgctccgcggcatgtgggatcttcccggaccggggcacgaacccgcgttccccgcatcggcaggcggactctcaaccactgcgccaccagggaagcccctatcagtCTACTTTAAACAGGAGACTTTGTTTAATATTTCTACAAATATTAATTGATAAATTGCAATGTTCCATGCTGTAGGGGATGAATGGGAGCTATGACTGGATCAAGTGGTTAAGACCTAATCATAGCTAGCTTTGCGAGCCACGCTAGAGAGTTTCAATTCATTCCACTGACCTATATTTCTCACTGGCAGTGTATGAGATGATTTTCGGTGGTACCCAGAGGAAGCTGTGAATCATGTGAAATCAgtatatgtttttattaaagtggattgaaaaaaatccacgtaaCTATCATCTTGAACCCCCTCATTTCATGAATACTGTTGCTTAGGACAAGTCTAAAAGAGGAAGTTagtataaaaacaatattatcaagttaaagaaaaatatttaaaagtacaaTCTGGAACAAGGACCTCACTGAAATCATGAATTGGCTATACAATTGGGAAAGGCGGCCAAAGATGATAGCGACCCCCTCAATTGGTGGTCCTCAGCATCTTTGGTGTCATGGAACTTTTTGATTGATGACAGATGTCTTCAGGGATTCCTTGTAGACAGGTGTTACCTGGGACGGGTATAGAGGAGATTTGGACGCCTATAAAATTCTCAGATAGGGTGTCAACATAATAATATTTGGAGGTGTGCTTCTAAGACAACAGGACctttacaattttatttcataaacattCTGAGCGATTCCTATGTGCTGCACTTCCATGCCAGGTGCTAAGAGTACAAAATTAAGGCAACCAATCTATCCCCCCCCCCAAGGTTTGTTTCCCCTCATTCTTCCTTTGGAGGACCACAAACCCCAAATTCAAGTGCTGTGACCCCCTTAGTGTCATGCCTATCCTGTTGACCTTGTCAGGCTTTGTTGTCTAaagcagggatcagcaaactttttctgtcaaGGGCCAGGGAGATGGTAGATATTTTGGGTTTTGTGGGCCGTATGATCTTGGTCGAGACTTAATGGATTTAATTCTGCCATTGTAGTGCAACAATAGTCACAAACACAATGCAGAAATGAATGGGTGAAACCCTTTAGTAACCCTTTATTtccaaaaacaggtggcaggcctGCTTTGGCCTGTGGGCTAGGTTTACCGCCCACTGATCTACATGGATGTATCTCAGGAAGACCCCGACTATGTGAGGGTCTCCATCCATTACAAGTACAAATATGAAAAGCCATGGCAGCGTCACTGAAAAGcttcaagaaaaaaacaaccaccacacGTGTCTCGTTTGATAGCTCCTCACTGGTTAGAAAAATTGGGGGCTTGCCTGGACAATCTCCAAGGTCCCTCCCAGGTCTATAATTCTGTGACGGATAAGCTATGCAAACAAGGCTGGGTGCGTTTTCTCTCATTCAGGAGGCAGCCATTTTCCATTTTAGTCAGCTTAACTCAGTCTAGCGTTCTACCCTTGATCTTCAGTATTCCCTCTTAGAGAATGCTAAcactgtgtttgttttcattgattttccctCATTCTCTCTGTATCAAGCCTCCTGAATGGACAGGCGCTCTTATTGAATAAATAAGcatctgtttttctctgtaaCATACTGCAAatgtgatttctcttttttttcagatcTCTTTTCCCAACCAGCCAGTTTTAATGGGCTCCGAAAATACCCTCTCCTCTTCAATGTGTCCATCCCTCACCATGAAGAGGTCATCATGGCTGAACTCAGGTTGTACACCCTGGTGCAAAGAGATCGCATGATATATGAAGGAGTGGACCGGAAAATTACCATTTTCGAAGTACTAGAGAGCAAAGGGGACCGTGAGGGTGAGAGAAGCATGCTGGTCTTGGTGTCAGGGGAGATCTATGGAACCAACAGTGAGTGGGAGACTTTTGATGTCACCGATGCCATCAGGCATTGGCAAAAGTCAGGCTCATCCACCCACCAGCTGGAGGTTCATATTGAGAGCAAACATGAAATGGAGGATGTTGGCAGGGGACAACTGGAAATAGACACTAGTGCCCGGAATAAGCATGTCCCTTTGCTTGTCGTGTTTTCTGATGACCAAAGCagtgagaaggagaggaaggaggaactgAACGAAATGATTGCCCACGAGCAACTTCcggaaatggacaacctgggactGGAAGGTTATTCCAGCGGACCTGGGGAAGAGGCTTTGCTGCAGATGAGGTCAAACATCATCTATGACTCCACTGCCCGCATCAGAAGGAACGCAAAAGGAAACTACTGCAAGAGGACCCCGCTGTACATCGACTTCAAGGAGATTGGCTGGGACTCTTGGATCATCGCCCCGCCCGGATACGAAGCCTACGAATGCCGTGGTGTTTGCAATTACCCCCTGGCAGAGCACCTCACCCCCACAAAGCATGCGATTATCCAGGCCTTGGTCCACCTCAAGAATTCCCAGAAGGCTTCCAAAGCCTGCTGTGTGCCCACCAAGCTGGAGCCCATCTCCATTCTCTATTTAGACAAAGGGGTCGTCACCTACAAGTTTAAATATGAGGGCATGGCCGTCTCTGAGTGTGGCTGTAGATAGGAGAGGAGACCTGTGGCTTATTTAATAACTGTACATGTGTATATTTTGTGTTCCTATTTAATGAGATTATTTAATAAGGGTGTACAGATCATAGAAGCTTGCTGCCTTAGGGAATTTGACAGGGCGGTTTTGTTGTAGGAAATGCATAATTTACTCCACAGTCTAGTCCCTTCCAATCTATGTTTCTTTGGACTTGCCATTTCCCGGCAATGCCATCTCTAATAGTAAGTGGCAAGCCCACACTACTTGCCCTTTAGGCCGATTCGAAAGCAACACCCCTAAGCAGAAAAATACTGTCGAGAGAGGTagatatttgtgtatgtatatgtgtacatagatAAACTTATAAAATCCTTTTGGTTCTATAGAGGCAGATTCTACTCACACACGTGCATAACCCAAtcaaatgtgtatatgttaaaagACAGTGGGAGGTTCTTGGTCACCTCTTCTCTAGGTAGTATTTCCATCAGGATAATTTGCACCAGGAATTGAACCATCCTAGGAAGTATTACATTTCCGAAATACTACTGGAAATGTAGGGGTAGCTTTTGTCAGTTGAGTTTCTGCTATTACTCAGAGCAGCAGGGCCTGGTAAAGGAGGCTGCATGTTTGAAGGGAGGGGTTATTGGATACAGAAACCAAGTGGCTTCAAGGGGGCAGTGGCCTTAAGGGACAACAGCAAAGAATGAGCCCACAGGGGACCAGTGTGCTCTAGAGGGCAGTGCCTGgtcaagaaaggaaaacagagggaACTTCATCTGTTCCTAAGGCAACAGGAAGGCAAGGCCATGTGTATTGGCCTTTATGGCTGCAGAGGGtacaggaggtgggaggggctctTAGGGGAGGAGGGGCAAAGGATAGAGATGCTGTCCTACGACGTGTTTGTAAAATTATAAGCAGTTCTAATTGGAGAGTTAAATATTTTggacaaaataaaattaacagagACCAAGAGGAGGAAAAATCAGAAGGGATCTGTTTGTTGGactcttcttcctgtttttcttcaaTTCTTCATATTTCTCCTTTGCCTCTGAACCTCTGCTCTTGATTTTTTCCaccttttcccttccctccctcttttttgcCTGAGCACCTTGTGTCCTTCTCCCATTCACATGTCCCCTATCTTCCCTGGCCTTCCCTGCTTTGAGCCCAAagagaaaacctgaaagcatttgctCTTGGGATAAAAGGAGTTAGTGCTCTAATTTCTAGATTTCCCCCTGATATTTTATTTAGTTGAGTtgctaatatataaaatgttttgttcaTGAAGAATACTTAAGTGTAAGAAAAAGGGAACCACAGTccaaatgaatacatttaaataaatgaattaataaatagacACACAACCAAATGACTCAAAAGCTAAGCCAGAATTTGGAAATCAGGTTTGCCCCATGATGGAAACCCTGTAGCCTTCCCATCCTTCCCACTCTGCAGTCTTTCTGTTTGGGAACTGGCCAGTACTAAGGGACTGGAAAGTATTCCTGACGACAATGGTCTGGGGCATCTGCCCATTAGTTGGCCAGTTGGAAGGACACTGAGACTTGGTCCCAGTGCCCCCCGTGCAGGACCACAGGTGTTGTGCAGGGAGAACCACAGCAGAGCAGTTCTCAAACTGTTCTGACACCTCCAGGCAGACAACACGGATGGTCCAACCTAGAATCGGGAATGTGGTTTCCAGTACATTGTCCCCCCTCACCCCACTGAATACTTCTTTAAGAAggcttgcacttttttttttttttttttaccctgcgAAACCATCAGCCTTGCTTTCACAAACGTCTGGGGTCATAATCTCATCTTGCCCTAGAAAATAGAGGCAAGGGAAGCTATTTTGAAGGACACTTTGCCCAATTTGGCCCTCAGCTCTGCACGTCTGTTGGACACTGGTATCCAGAGGGTGAGTGGGAGAATCCATTGCCCCT
This window contains:
- the BMP10 gene encoding bone morphogenetic protein 10, encoding MGSLALQLCALSCLVAHSVSGSPIMSLEQSPLEEDMPLFDDVFSEQDGVDFNTLLQSMKKEFLKTLNLSDIPMQDAAKVDPPEYMLELYNKFATDRTSMPSANIIRSFKNEDLFSQPASFNGLRKYPLLFNVSIPHHEEVIMAELRLYTLVQRDRMIYEGVDRKITIFEVLESKGDREGERSMLVLVSGEIYGTNSEWETFDVTDAIRHWQKSGSSTHQLEVHIESKHEMEDVGRGQLEIDTSARNKHVPLLVVFSDDQSSEKERKEELNEMIAHEQLPEMDNLGLEGYSSGPGEEALLQMRSNIIYDSTARIRRNAKGNYCKRTPLYIDFKEIGWDSWIIAPPGYEAYECRGVCNYPLAEHLTPTKHAIIQALVHLKNSQKASKACCVPTKLEPISILYLDKGVVTYKFKYEGMAVSECGCR